A stretch of DNA from Desulfosarcina ovata subsp. ovata:
TGAAAAAAACAAATCAATGCCAAACTAATGATTGACTAAAAACGTTTCATATGCAAGAAAAAATACATTCCACCATATTTAATAGTGCTGTGTCTGTAATGGCTGATACAAAAAGCAAAGTATCAAGAAGAAGGTGATCAATGGAAGAGATTCTCCAATATGTGACCACCAACTACCCCACCATTGCCAGGTTAACCATCGAGCACCTGTACCTGGTAAGCGTTTCCGTGGGCGCGGCAATTTTGAGCGGCGTGCCCATCGGCATCCTGATTACCAAGGACAAGCAACTCGCGGACGCCGTCCTGTATGTCGCCTCGGTGATCATCACCATCCCCTCGGTGGCCATGTTCGGCCTGATGATCCCTTTGTTGTCGCTGGTTGACCGGGGGATCGGTTTCTGGCCGGCGGCCATCGCCATTTTCCTTTACTCGCAGTTGCCAATCATCCGCAACACCTACACAGCCATCAACAATATCGACCCCGCCCTGCGCGAAGCGGCCAAGGGCATGGGCATGAGCGACTGGCAGCGCCTGGCCCGGGTCGAGATTCCGCTGGCCGTTCCCGTTATCATGGCCGGGGTGAGGATGGCGGTGGTCATGAATATCGCTGTGGCCACCATTGCGGTCTATATCGGCGCGGGGGGATTGGGCACCATTATCAATGAAGGTATAACCGGCACCAACAGCGTCAAGCTAATCGTCGGCGCGGTGGCCGTTTCCCTGTTGGCGGTCATCGCGGATTATCTATTTTTGTTTATCCAAAAATTGTTGACGCCCAAGGGGCTTAGCGGAGCGTTGCCATGATCAGACTGGAAAATCTGACCAAACATTTTGAAGTGCCGGGCAAGGAACCGGTCATTGCCGCCAACAATGTCTCCATGCATGTTGGCAAGGGGGAAATCTGTATCTTTCTTGGGCCGTCGGGGTGCGGAAAAACCACGGCCTTGAAGATGATCAATAAGCTGATTCCCAAGACGTCCGGCAAAATCTATATC
This window harbors:
- a CDS encoding ABC transporter permease, with protein sequence MEEILQYVTTNYPTIARLTIEHLYLVSVSVGAAILSGVPIGILITKDKQLADAVLYVASVIITIPSVAMFGLMIPLLSLVDRGIGFWPAAIAIFLYSQLPIIRNTYTAINNIDPALREAAKGMGMSDWQRLARVEIPLAVPVIMAGVRMAVVMNIAVATIAVYIGAGGLGTIINEGITGTNSVKLIVGAVAVSLLAVIADYLFLFIQKLLTPKGLSGALP